The following coding sequences lie in one Sphingobium sp. KCTC 72723 genomic window:
- a CDS encoding threonine aldolase family protein, which translates to MHYFSDNATPVCPPVMAAIAAADHADHGYDGDQWSARVDGAFSDLFDTPVSAIWVASGTAANSIALACLCPPYGGILCHEEAHIVVDECGAPGFFTHGASLMPLPGEGAKLSPDVVAQRLAAIRPDVHQVPARAISITQASEYGRVYTSDEVAALGNMARAHGLGLHMDGARFANAVAHLGCAPADVTWRAGVDALSFGCVKNGGMIGEALLFFGPDRQARAAEAARWRKRSGHLFSKGRYLAAQILAMIEGDLWLNNARAANDAAQALAQAVPDRLLHPVEANELFVRLSAVDAATLRAQGFDFYDWGEGAARIVTNWSQDGASVAPFAAALRALDHE; encoded by the coding sequence ATGCACTATTTTTCCGACAATGCGACCCCTGTCTGCCCGCCGGTCATGGCCGCCATCGCCGCTGCCGACCATGCCGACCATGGCTATGACGGCGACCAGTGGAGCGCGCGGGTCGACGGCGCTTTCTCCGACCTGTTCGACACGCCGGTCAGCGCAATATGGGTGGCCAGCGGCACGGCGGCGAACAGCATCGCGCTGGCCTGCCTCTGCCCGCCCTATGGCGGCATCCTGTGTCATGAGGAAGCGCATATCGTCGTCGACGAATGTGGCGCGCCCGGCTTCTTCACCCATGGGGCCAGTTTGATGCCGTTGCCAGGCGAGGGCGCGAAACTGTCGCCGGATGTGGTCGCGCAGCGGCTGGCGGCGATCCGCCCCGACGTGCATCAGGTGCCAGCCCGCGCGATCAGCATCACCCAGGCCAGCGAATATGGCCGCGTCTATACGTCCGATGAAGTCGCGGCGCTGGGCAACATGGCGCGCGCCCACGGCCTTGGCCTTCACATGGACGGCGCGCGCTTTGCCAATGCGGTGGCGCATCTGGGCTGTGCGCCCGCCGATGTGACATGGCGCGCGGGCGTGGATGCGCTGTCGTTTGGCTGCGTCAAAAATGGCGGAATGATTGGCGAGGCGTTGCTGTTCTTCGGCCCGGACCGGCAGGCCCGCGCCGCAGAGGCCGCACGCTGGCGCAAGCGGTCGGGCCATCTGTTCTCCAAGGGTCGCTATCTGGCCGCGCAGATATTGGCGATGATCGAGGGCGATCTGTGGCTGAACAATGCGCGCGCAGCCAATGATGCCGCGCAGGCATTGGCGCAGGCGGTGCCGGACCGGCTGCTGCACCCGGTGGAGGCTAACGAGTTGTTCGTGCGCCTGTCCGCCGTCGACGCCGCGACATTGCGGGCGCAGGGGTTCGACTTTTACGACTGGGGCGAAGGGGCGGCGCGGATCGTCACCAACTGGTCGCAGGATGGCGCCAGCGTCGCCCCGTTCGCAGCGGCGTTGCGGGCGCTCGACCATGAATGA
- a CDS encoding DMT family transporter, with product MNESAAKGGIILPFLLVTLIWSSTWIVIRDQIGSVPASWSVCYRFALAGVAMAAFAHMRGVSLRIGGAGLVYAALLGIAQFVLNFNFVYRAELTLTSGVVAVIYAMLLIPNSILAFLIFRQPVSRAFIAGSAVAMTGIALMLAHEYRAASVAPGDVLTGVAFAVAGLMSASAANVMQGMEIARRLPMIAVLAWAMLIGAGVDAAYALATVGPPVAEGRMGYWLGIGWLGIAGSVVTFPLYFRLIQRVGAGRAAYTSVLIPVIAMLISTLVEGYRWTGLAVGGALLAVAGMAIALRAKAG from the coding sequence ATGAATGAATCCGCCGCGAAGGGCGGGATCATCCTGCCCTTCCTGCTCGTTACGCTGATCTGGAGTTCGACCTGGATCGTCATTCGCGACCAGATCGGCAGCGTGCCGGCAAGCTGGTCGGTCTGCTATCGCTTCGCGCTGGCAGGCGTCGCCATGGCCGCGTTCGCGCACATGCGGGGCGTGTCGCTGCGGATCGGGGGCGCGGGCCTTGTCTATGCCGCGTTGCTGGGAATTGCGCAGTTCGTCCTCAATTTCAATTTCGTCTATCGCGCCGAGCTGACCCTGACCTCCGGGGTCGTCGCGGTCATCTATGCGATGTTGCTGATCCCCAATTCGATCCTGGCTTTCCTGATCTTTCGCCAGCCGGTCAGCCGTGCCTTCATCGCCGGGTCGGCGGTGGCGATGACCGGCATCGCGCTGATGCTGGCCCATGAATATCGTGCGGCCAGCGTTGCGCCGGGCGATGTGCTGACGGGTGTCGCTTTCGCTGTCGCCGGTTTGATGAGCGCGTCCGCCGCGAACGTCATGCAGGGGATGGAGATTGCGCGCCGCCTGCCGATGATCGCGGTGCTGGCCTGGGCCATGCTGATCGGCGCAGGGGTGGATGCGGCCTATGCCCTCGCCACGGTCGGGCCACCGGTGGCGGAGGGTCGGATGGGCTATTGGCTGGGCATAGGCTGGCTGGGCATTGCCGGGTCGGTCGTCACCTTCCCGCTCTACTTCCGGCTGATCCAGCGTGTGGGTGCGGGCCGTGCCGCCTATACCAGCGTGCTGATCCCGGTGATCGCGATGCTGATTTCCACGCTGGTGGAGGGCTATCGCTGGACCGGGCTGGCCGTCGGCGGTGCGTTGCTCGCCGTTGCGGGCATGGCCATCGCGCTGCGGGCAAAGGCAGGATAG
- the pheT gene encoding phenylalanine--tRNA ligase subunit beta: protein MKFTLSWLKTHLATDADLPTILKTLNAIGLEVEGVDNPAEKLGAFKIAKVLTAERHPQADKLQILTVDHGDGNPLQVVCGAPNARAGLIGVFGVEGAVVPANGMVLKKTAIRGVESNGMMCSTRELELGDDHDGIIELTEDAPVGQVYADWAGLNDPVIDVSITPNRQDCMGVRGIARDLAAAGLGTLNAIIVPTIEGVGPGPDVRTDDAEGCPAFYARTVRGVKNGQSPDWMAKQLKAIGQKPISTLVDITNYIMIDLGRPLHVYDMATLKGGLVARKGKAGEQVLALNGKTYTVDETMTVIADDEAVHDIGGIMGGEHSGAQDGTTDVLIECAYFTPERIAMTGQKLTLTSDARGRFERGVDPAFLDDGLSIATFLVTHLCGGTPSEATRAGSPPLEPRLLDYRPEQCLTLAGVDVPADEQQRILQSLGFGVSGEAERYDYQDGMPVHVPGHWTVTVPSWRRDVDGWPDLVEEVVRIVGLDHVPSTPLPRVPGVARPTATAEQLVERRVRRTAAARGLAEAINWSFLSEKEAASVGGGDWTLANPISEDLKVMRPSLLPGLLSATRRNMDRGASSARLFELGRRYFKQGERATVGFVLAGEKAPRGWQTGKAQAFSAFDAKAEVMALLAAAGAPVANLQSFGEASGAYHPGQSGTLRLGPKVVLAEYGVLHPSLAKQFGLTGMVVAGEIFLDAIPAKRKSGFMRAPYAPPALQAVKRDFAFVVPEQQEADALVRAVKGADKKAIVDVRLFDVFTGPGVEAGSKSLAIEVTLQPGEKSFTQEELDGISAAIVKAAQKLGGVLRG, encoded by the coding sequence ATGAAGTTCACCCTGAGCTGGCTCAAGACGCATCTGGCGACCGATGCCGACCTGCCCACGATCCTCAAGACGCTCAACGCCATTGGGCTGGAGGTCGAAGGCGTGGACAATCCGGCCGAAAAGCTGGGCGCGTTCAAGATCGCCAAAGTGCTGACGGCCGAGCGTCATCCGCAGGCGGACAAGCTGCAAATACTGACCGTGGATCATGGCGACGGAAACCCGTTGCAGGTCGTGTGCGGCGCGCCCAATGCGCGCGCGGGCCTGATCGGCGTGTTCGGGGTCGAGGGCGCGGTGGTGCCGGCCAATGGCATGGTCCTGAAAAAGACCGCGATCCGGGGCGTCGAATCCAACGGGATGATGTGTTCGACGCGCGAACTGGAACTGGGCGACGATCATGACGGCATCATCGAACTGACCGAAGATGCGCCGGTGGGGCAGGTCTATGCCGACTGGGCGGGCCTGAACGATCCGGTCATCGACGTGTCGATCACGCCCAACCGGCAGGATTGCATGGGCGTGCGCGGGATCGCGCGGGATCTGGCGGCGGCGGGTCTTGGCACGCTGAACGCGATCATCGTGCCGACCATCGAAGGCGTCGGTCCCGGTCCGGACGTGCGTACCGACGATGCGGAAGGCTGCCCGGCTTTCTATGCGCGCACTGTGCGCGGCGTTAAGAATGGCCAGTCGCCCGACTGGATGGCCAAGCAGTTGAAGGCCATCGGCCAGAAACCGATCAGCACGCTGGTCGACATCACCAACTATATCATGATCGATCTGGGCCGTCCGCTGCACGTCTATGACATGGCGACCCTGAAAGGTGGCCTTGTCGCACGCAAGGGCAAGGCTGGTGAGCAGGTGCTGGCGCTCAATGGCAAGACCTACACGGTCGATGAGACGATGACCGTGATCGCCGACGATGAAGCCGTCCACGACATTGGCGGCATCATGGGCGGCGAACATTCGGGGGCGCAGGACGGCACCACCGACGTGCTGATCGAATGTGCCTATTTCACGCCGGAACGGATCGCGATGACGGGGCAGAAGCTGACCCTGACGTCCGATGCGCGTGGTCGGTTCGAACGGGGGGTGGACCCGGCCTTCCTTGACGATGGTCTGTCAATCGCCACCTTCCTGGTCACGCATCTGTGTGGCGGCACCCCCAGCGAGGCGACGCGCGCGGGCAGCCCGCCGCTGGAGCCCAGGCTGCTCGATTATCGCCCCGAACAATGCCTGACGCTGGCCGGAGTCGATGTGCCTGCCGACGAACAGCAGCGCATCCTGCAAAGCCTGGGCTTCGGCGTCAGCGGGGAAGCCGAACGCTATGATTATCAGGACGGTATGCCCGTCCATGTGCCGGGCCACTGGACCGTCACGGTGCCAAGCTGGCGGCGCGATGTCGATGGCTGGCCCGATCTGGTCGAGGAAGTGGTGCGCATCGTCGGGCTGGATCATGTGCCCTCCACCCCCTTGCCGCGGGTGCCGGGCGTAGCGCGTCCCACCGCGACGGCGGAGCAACTGGTCGAACGCCGCGTCCGCCGCACAGCCGCTGCGCGTGGTCTGGCCGAAGCGATCAACTGGTCCTTCCTCTCGGAAAAGGAAGCCGCGTCCGTCGGCGGCGGCGACTGGACGCTGGCCAATCCGATTTCCGAGGATTTGAAGGTCATGCGGCCTTCGCTGCTGCCCGGCCTGCTGTCGGCCACGCGCCGCAACATGGATCGTGGCGCGTCGTCGGCGCGATTGTTCGAACTGGGCCGTCGCTATTTCAAGCAGGGCGAGCGGGCCACGGTCGGCTTCGTGCTGGCGGGCGAAAAAGCCCCGCGCGGCTGGCAAACGGGCAAGGCGCAGGCCTTTTCCGCCTTCGATGCCAAAGCCGAAGTGATGGCGCTGCTGGCCGCCGCTGGTGCGCCGGTCGCCAATCTCCAGAGCTTCGGGGAAGCATCGGGTGCTTATCATCCCGGCCAGTCGGGTACGTTGCGCCTCGGTCCCAAGGTGGTGCTGGCCGAATATGGCGTGCTGCACCCCAGCCTCGCCAAACAGTTCGGCCTGACCGGCATGGTCGTCGCAGGCGAAATCTTCCTCGACGCGATCCCGGCCAAGCGCAAATCCGGCTTCATGCGCGCGCCCTATGCGCCGCCCGCCTTGCAGGCGGTAAAGCGCGACTTCGCCTTCGTCGTGCCGGAACAACAAGAGGCCGATGCGCTGGTGCGGGCGGTGAAGGGCGCGGACAAGAAGGCGATCGTCGACGTGCGCCTGTTCGACGTATTCACCGGACCGGGCGTGGAGGCTGGGAGCAAGTCGCTGGCGATTGAGGTCACGCTCCAGCCGGGCGAGAAGAGCTTCACGCAGGAAGAACTGGACGGCATCAGCGCAGCCATCGTGAAGGCGGCGCAGAAGCTGGGTGGCGTGTTGCGGGGTTAG
- the pheS gene encoding phenylalanine--tRNA ligase subunit alpha, translated as MSEIADLKAALIADIAAADTLDSVEALRVGALGKNGVVTGLLKTLGGMSPDERLEKGPPIQDLREAVTVAIADKKAALEQAALDARLASERIDMTLPVDLGPQGSVHPVSQVMDELTEIFADLGFSVATGPEIEDDWHNFTALNIPETHPARAMHDTFYFPDLNDAGQKMLLRTHTSPVQIRTMMNGTPPPIRIIAPGRVYRSDSDATHTPMFHQIEGLVIDKGITLGHLKWTLETFLKAFFEREDIVLRLRPSYFPFTEPSVEVDVGYTLTNGQRVIGGDGDAANGGWLEVLGSGMVNRKVIEACGLDPDEWQGFAFGTGVDRLAMLKYGMNDLRAFFDGDQRWLKHYGFSALDVPTLSGGVGA; from the coding sequence ATGAGTGAAATTGCCGATCTGAAAGCCGCGCTGATCGCCGACATTGCCGCCGCCGACACGCTCGATAGCGTCGAAGCGCTGCGCGTGGGGGCGTTGGGCAAAAATGGGGTCGTGACTGGCCTGCTCAAGACGCTGGGCGGGATGTCGCCGGACGAGCGGCTGGAAAAAGGCCCGCCGATTCAGGATTTGCGCGAAGCCGTGACCGTTGCCATCGCGGACAAAAAAGCCGCGCTGGAACAGGCCGCACTCGACGCCCGGCTGGCGTCCGAACGGATCGACATGACTCTGCCCGTCGACCTTGGCCCGCAGGGCAGCGTGCATCCGGTCAGTCAGGTGATGGACGAACTGACCGAAATCTTCGCGGACTTAGGATTCTCGGTCGCCACCGGGCCGGAGATTGAGGACGACTGGCATAATTTCACCGCGCTCAACATTCCCGAAACCCACCCCGCGCGGGCGATGCATGACACTTTCTATTTCCCCGACCTGAACGATGCGGGCCAGAAGATGCTGCTGCGCACCCACACCTCGCCCGTCCAGATCCGCACGATGATGAATGGCACGCCCCCGCCGATTCGCATCATTGCGCCGGGCCGCGTCTATCGCAGCGACAGCGACGCCACGCACACGCCCATGTTCCACCAGATCGAGGGGCTGGTGATCGACAAGGGCATTACGCTCGGTCACCTGAAATGGACGCTGGAAACCTTCCTCAAGGCGTTTTTCGAGCGTGAGGATATCGTCCTGCGCCTGCGCCCCAGCTATTTCCCCTTCACCGAACCTTCGGTCGAAGTCGATGTCGGCTATACGCTGACCAATGGCCAGCGGGTCATCGGCGGGGACGGCGATGCGGCCAACGGCGGCTGGCTCGAAGTGCTGGGTAGCGGCATGGTCAACCGCAAGGTGATCGAAGCGTGCGGGCTGGACCCGGACGAGTGGCAGGGCTTTGCCTTTGGCACCGGGGTCGATCGCCTCGCGATGCTCAAATATGGGATGAACGACTTGCGGGCCTTCTTCGACGGCGACCAGCGCTGGCTGAAACATTATGGTTTTTCGGCGCTGGATGTGCCCACGCTGAGCGGAGGCGTAGGCGCATGA
- a CDS encoding LysE family translocator, translating to MSLHLWWLYVTAVFLISATPGPNMLHVMTQSIAHGPRKATATMAGLMSAILLCLIASALGLGALLKASPRLFDVLRYAGVAYLVWLGIKAWRAPVVGADSAAPKRSDRALYLTGLLTGLSNPKLIIFAAALFPQFIDPSRPFGMQLAILVISFVVIELGWQCVYALGGIKLARWLAPANRQRLFNRGTGVMFIGFGGALLGARA from the coding sequence ATGTCGCTGCATCTCTGGTGGCTCTATGTCACTGCCGTGTTCCTGATTTCCGCCACGCCCGGCCCGAACATGCTGCACGTGATGACGCAGAGCATTGCCCATGGACCGCGCAAGGCGACAGCGACGATGGCGGGCCTGATGAGCGCGATATTGCTGTGCCTGATCGCGTCGGCGCTGGGGCTGGGCGCACTCCTCAAAGCATCGCCGCGCCTGTTCGACGTGCTGCGCTATGCCGGCGTTGCCTATCTCGTCTGGCTGGGCATCAAGGCCTGGCGCGCGCCAGTGGTTGGCGCGGATAGTGCAGCTCCCAAGCGGTCGGACCGCGCGCTGTATCTGACCGGGCTGTTGACGGGCCTGTCGAACCCCAAGCTCATCATTTTTGCCGCTGCGCTGTTTCCCCAGTTCATCGACCCCAGCCGCCCGTTCGGGATGCAGCTTGCCATCCTCGTGATCAGCTTCGTGGTGATCGAACTGGGCTGGCAGTGCGTCTATGCGCTGGGCGGGATCAAACTGGCCCGCTGGCTGGCACCGGCCAACCGCCAGCGCCTGTTCAACCGGGGGACCGGCGTGATGTTCATTGGCTTTGGCGGAGCGTTGCTGGGCGCACGGGCGTAG
- the rplT gene encoding 50S ribosomal protein L20, which yields MARVKRGVTTRAKHKRLLVQAKGYYGRRKNTIRVARQAVEKAGQYAYRDRKVKKRSFRGLWIQRINAGVRAEGLTYSQFMHGLKLAGVQLDRKVLADIAMHEGEAFSAIIAQAKAALPAA from the coding sequence ATGGCACGCGTAAAACGGGGTGTAACCACCCGCGCCAAGCATAAGCGGCTTTTGGTTCAGGCGAAGGGCTATTATGGCCGTCGCAAGAATACGATCCGTGTCGCCCGTCAGGCTGTCGAAAAGGCTGGCCAGTACGCTTACCGCGATCGCAAGGTTAAGAAGCGCAGCTTCCGTGGCCTGTGGATTCAGCGCATCAACGCGGGTGTCCGCGCTGAAGGCCTGACCTATTCGCAGTTCATGCACGGCCTCAAGCTGGCCGGTGTTCAGCTGGACCGCAAGGTTCTGGCCGACATTGCGATGCACGAAGGCGAGGCGTTCAGCGCCATCATCGCCCAGGCGAAGGCTGCGCTGCCCGCAGCCTGA
- the rpmI gene encoding 50S ribosomal protein L35 codes for MPKMKTKSGVKKRFKFTATGKVKHGFAGKRHRLMSHNAKYIRQNRGTSVLSSADVAHVRLWAPYGLK; via the coding sequence ATGCCCAAGATGAAGACCAAGAGCGGTGTAAAAAAGCGCTTTAAGTTCACCGCTACCGGCAAGGTCAAGCATGGTTTCGCTGGCAAGCGTCACCGGCTGATGAGCCACAACGCGAAATATATTCGCCAGAACCGTGGCACGTCCGTGCTGTCCAGTGCCGACGTGGCTCACGTCCGCCTCTGGGCACCCTACGGCCTTAAGTAA
- a CDS encoding inositol monophosphatase family protein — translation MTTRDDLALANRLADAAGAAIRPFFRARYDMEIKADKSPVTEADRAAEAAIRTILEKERPDDGIIGEEYGSVREDAERVWILDPIDGTRSFIAGRPIFGTLIALTQGGWPTIGVIDQPIARERWAGMTGKPTTFNGQPVRTRICRALEGAGIATTSPHLFADGDVPHYMALVAAVSGGAPRQGPVYGGDCYNYGLLASGFLDIVIESGLQSYDFAALVPVVEGAGGLMCDWKGDPLNADSDGHVLALGDPARLEDVLEALAAVADHNH, via the coding sequence ATGACGACCCGTGACGATCTGGCCCTTGCCAACCGCCTTGCCGATGCCGCCGGCGCGGCCATCCGCCCCTTTTTCCGCGCCCGCTACGATATGGAGATCAAGGCGGACAAGTCCCCGGTGACGGAGGCCGACCGCGCCGCCGAAGCGGCGATCCGCACGATCCTGGAAAAGGAACGGCCCGATGACGGCATCATCGGCGAAGAATATGGGTCGGTGCGTGAAGACGCCGAGCGGGTGTGGATTCTCGACCCTATCGACGGCACGCGCAGTTTCATCGCCGGGCGGCCGATTTTCGGCACGCTGATCGCGCTGACGCAAGGGGGATGGCCGACCATCGGCGTGATCGATCAGCCGATCGCACGGGAACGCTGGGCCGGGATGACGGGCAAGCCCACGACTTTCAATGGCCAGCCGGTGCGCACCCGCATATGCCGCGCGCTGGAGGGCGCAGGGATTGCCACCACCAGCCCGCATCTGTTCGCCGACGGCGATGTGCCGCACTATATGGCGCTGGTCGCGGCGGTATCCGGCGGCGCACCCCGCCAGGGTCCGGTCTATGGCGGGGATTGCTATAATTATGGCCTGCTGGCGTCGGGCTTCCTCGACATCGTCATCGAATCGGGCCTGCAAAGCTATGATTTCGCGGCGCTGGTGCCAGTGGTCGAGGGGGCCGGTGGCCTGATGTGCGACTGGAAAGGCGATCCGCTGAACGCCGACAGCGACGGCCATGTGCTGGCGCTGGGCGATCCGGCGCGGCTGGAAGATGTGCTGGAGGCGCTTGCGGCGGTGGCGGATCACAACCACTGA
- a CDS encoding ribose-phosphate pyrophosphokinase — MKLMTGNSNKPLAAAIADYIEIPLTDASVRRFADEEVFVEIHENVRGEDVFVLQSTSYPTNDNLMELLIMIDALKRASAKRITAVVPYFGYARQDRKPGPRTPISAKLVANLITKAGADRVLSVDLHAGQIQGFFDIPTDNLFGAPVMSADIQARFGDRNVMVVSPDVGGVVRARALAKRLDNAPLAIVDKRRERAGESEVMNIIGDVKGRFCILIDDIVDSAGTLCNAAAALKAAGAEEVVAYVSHGVLSGGAVARVDASELLELVITDTIQGTDAVNTAKHIRHLPIAPLLGEAIKRIADESSVSSLFD; from the coding sequence ATGAAGCTTATGACCGGCAATTCGAACAAGCCGCTCGCGGCCGCCATCGCCGATTATATTGAAATTCCCCTGACGGACGCCAGCGTCCGCCGCTTCGCCGATGAGGAAGTGTTCGTGGAAATCCACGAAAATGTCCGGGGTGAGGATGTGTTCGTGCTGCAATCAACCAGCTATCCCACCAATGACAATCTGATGGAATTGCTGATCATGATTGATGCGCTGAAACGCGCGTCGGCCAAGCGTATCACTGCCGTCGTCCCCTATTTCGGCTATGCCCGGCAGGACCGGAAACCTGGACCCCGCACTCCGATCAGCGCCAAGCTGGTCGCCAACCTGATTACCAAGGCCGGGGCCGACCGCGTCCTGTCGGTCGATCTGCACGCCGGGCAGATTCAGGGCTTTTTCGACATTCCGACCGATAATCTGTTCGGTGCGCCGGTCATGTCGGCGGATATTCAGGCGCGCTTTGGCGACCGCAACGTCATGGTCGTGTCGCCCGACGTCGGCGGCGTGGTGCGCGCCCGCGCGCTGGCCAAGCGCCTCGACAACGCCCCCCTGGCCATCGTCGACAAGCGTCGCGAGCGGGCGGGCGAATCGGAAGTGATGAACATCATCGGCGACGTGAAAGGCCGCTTCTGCATCCTGATCGACGACATCGTCGATTCGGCTGGCACGCTGTGCAATGCGGCTGCCGCGCTGAAAGCCGCCGGGGCCGAGGAAGTCGTCGCCTATGTCAGCCATGGCGTGCTGTCGGGCGGCGCAGTCGCGCGGGTCGATGCGTCCGAACTGCTGGAACTGGTCATCACCGACACGATCCAGGGTACCGACGCAGTCAATACCGCCAAGCATATCCGCCACTTGCCCATCGCCCCGCTGCTGGGCGAAGCGATCAAGCGCATCGCCGACGAAAGCTCGGTGTCCAGCCTGTTCGACTGA
- a CDS encoding NAD+ synthase: MTDKLVIALAQMTQSVGDLAANADAMLLWRTRAMDADLIVYPELQLIGYPPEDLVLKPALVDRANKELDRLAQATADGGPAMLVGTVVAAQGVLFNVVALLENGAVTHIRQKRELPNYGTFDEKRLFAPGPLPAPIDFRGVKIGVPICEDIWFPFVTAHLKAQGAEILISPNGSPYEVDKDDRRLNGVAGTRVRETGLPLVYLNRVGGQDELVFDGASFVMNGDLSIAAQMPDWDEALVLTHWEKRAGQWVCLPGDVHMLDERPADIYNAMVLGLRDYVNRNRFPGVVLGLSGGIDSALSAAVAVDALGADRVWCVMMPSRFTSQDSLDDAVECARLLGVRYDSIPIEPAVGAFDTMLGDVFAERQRDLTEENIQSRIRGLTLMALSNKFGHMLLTTGNKSEMSVGYATIYGDMAGGYSVLKDAYKTTVFDLCRWRNENVPSLGEGFGPAGPVMPERVITKPPSAELRDDQRDDDSLPPYEVLDPILYGLVEEELSVEQLVARGFVHETVARIERLLYVAEYKRRQSPPGVKLGSRNFGRDRRYPITNAFRTL; the protein is encoded by the coding sequence ATGACCGACAAACTCGTGATCGCCCTTGCCCAGATGACCCAGTCTGTGGGCGACCTTGCCGCCAATGCAGACGCGATGCTGCTATGGCGAACGCGGGCCATGGATGCGGACCTGATCGTCTATCCCGAATTGCAGCTGATCGGCTATCCACCCGAAGATCTGGTGCTGAAACCCGCGCTGGTCGATCGCGCCAATAAAGAACTGGACCGGCTGGCGCAGGCGACGGCCGATGGCGGCCCGGCGATGCTGGTCGGCACCGTGGTTGCCGCGCAAGGCGTGTTGTTCAACGTCGTCGCCCTGCTGGAAAATGGGGCCGTGACGCATATCCGGCAGAAGCGCGAATTGCCCAATTATGGCACGTTCGATGAAAAGCGGCTGTTCGCGCCCGGCCCGCTGCCTGCGCCGATCGATTTTCGGGGCGTGAAGATCGGCGTGCCGATCTGCGAGGATATCTGGTTCCCGTTCGTAACCGCGCATTTGAAGGCGCAGGGTGCCGAAATCCTGATCAGCCCCAATGGCAGCCCCTATGAGGTGGACAAGGACGATCGCCGCCTGAACGGCGTGGCGGGGACGCGGGTGCGCGAAACCGGCCTGCCGCTGGTCTATCTCAACCGCGTCGGCGGGCAGGACGAACTGGTGTTCGACGGCGCGTCCTTCGTGATGAACGGCGACCTGTCTATCGCCGCGCAGATGCCCGACTGGGACGAAGCGCTGGTGCTGACCCATTGGGAGAAGCGCGCGGGGCAATGGGTCTGCCTGCCCGGCGATGTCCATATGCTGGATGAGCGGCCCGCCGACATCTACAACGCCATGGTGCTGGGCCTGCGCGACTATGTGAACCGCAACCGCTTCCCCGGCGTGGTGCTGGGCCTGTCGGGCGGGATCGACAGCGCATTGTCCGCCGCCGTCGCGGTCGATGCGCTGGGAGCGGACCGGGTGTGGTGCGTGATGATGCCGTCGCGCTTCACCAGCCAGGACAGTCTGGACGATGCGGTGGAATGCGCGCGATTGCTGGGCGTGCGTTATGACAGCATCCCGATCGAACCGGCGGTCGGGGCGTTCGACACGATGCTGGGCGATGTATTTGCCGAGCGTCAGCGCGACCTGACGGAGGAGAATATCCAGTCGCGTATTCGTGGGCTGACGTTGATGGCGCTGTCCAACAAGTTCGGCCATATGCTGCTGACCACGGGCAACAAGAGCGAGATGTCGGTGGGTTATGCCACCATCTATGGCGACATGGCGGGCGGCTATTCGGTGTTGAAGGACGCCTATAAGACGACCGTGTTCGACCTGTGCCGCTGGCGCAACGAGAATGTCCCGTCGCTCGGCGAAGGCTTTGGCCCCGCTGGCCCGGTCATGCCGGAGCGAGTCATCACCAAGCCGCCCAGCGCCGAATTGCGCGATGACCAGCGCGACGATGACAGCCTGCCACCCTATGAAGTGCTGGACCCGATCCTATATGGACTGGTCGAGGAGGAATTGTCGGTCGAGCAACTGGTCGCGCGCGGCTTCGTGCATGAGACGGTCGCCCGGATCGAGCGATTGCTTTATGTCGCCGAATATAAACGCCGCCAGTCGCCGCCCGGCGTGAAGCTGGGCAGCCGCAATTTCGGCCGCGATCGGCGCTATCCGATCACCAATGCCTTTCGCACGCTGTAA